Proteins from a single region of Gossypium arboreum isolate Shixiya-1 chromosome 1, ASM2569848v2, whole genome shotgun sequence:
- the LOC108480848 gene encoding LOW QUALITY PROTEIN: 40S ribosomal protein S14-3 (The sequence of the model RefSeq protein was modified relative to this genomic sequence to represent the inferred CDS: inserted 1 base in 1 codon), producing the protein MSRRKVREPKEENTTLGPAVRDGEHVFRVAHIFASFNDTFIHVTDLSGXETMVRITGGMKVKADRDESSPYAAMLAAQDVSQRCKELGITALHIKLRATGGNKTKTPGPGAQSALRALARSGMKIGRIEDVTPIPTDSTRRKGGRRGRRL; encoded by the exons ATG TCGAGGAGAAAGGTTAGGGAGCCCAAGGAGGAGAATACTACCCTTGGGCCGGCTGTACGAGACGGCGAACATGTTTTCAGGGTGGCTCACATTTTTGCTTCATTTAATGACACATTTATT CATGTAACAGATTTGTCTG AGGAAACAATGGTTCGCATTACGG GTGGTATGAAGGTGAAAGCTGATAGGGATGAGTCTTCCCCTTATGCCGCCATGCTTGCAGCACAAGATGTTTCTCAACGCTGCAAG GAGTTGGGTATTACAGCCCTTCATATAAAGCTTCGAGCTACTGGAGGGAACAAAACCAAGACACCTGGTCCTGGTGCCCAGTCAGCACTTAGAGCCCTCGCTCGTTCTGGCATGAAAATTGGACGCATAG AGGATGTCACCCCCATTCCCACCGATAGTACTCGTAGAAAGGGTGGCAGACGCGGAAGAAGGCTGTGA